The bacterium genome has a window encoding:
- a CDS encoding helix-turn-helix transcriptional regulator, protein MHQTSRPVDITDASALGLAIRARRKRDGLTLAETAGLTNVGIRFLSELENGKPTVRLDKLLKVVAALGLRLQIVTHSTAEQTWKR, encoded by the coding sequence ATGCACCAGACATCCCGCCCGGTGGACATCACCGATGCCTCTGCTCTCGGACTCGCCATCCGTGCGCGGCGCAAGCGTGATGGCCTGACCCTTGCCGAAACGGCCGGGCTGACCAATGTGGGCATCCGCTTTCTTTCGGAGCTGGAAAACGGAAAGCCGACGGTGCGCCTTGATAAGCTCCTGAAGGTGGTCGCGGCCCTGGGCCTCCGCCTGCAGATCGTGACCCACTCGACGGCGGAGCAGACATGGAAGCGTTGA